The following DNA comes from bacterium.
TGGCTTTGGGGGTGGGGCTGGTGGGGCAGCTGGGGGACTTGAGCGAGTCAATGCTAAAGAGGGCAGCCCAGGTCAAGGATTCGGGCAGCATACTGCCCGGTCACGGCGGCATCCTAGACAGGTTGGACAGCCTCATATTTTCGGCGCCAGTGGTCTTCTTTTGGGTCAACAGGTCAGCGACCTTTTAAGAACTCGCGATGAAATTCCCCACTGGGTACAAAAATGGAATGACCTCGCGTTTCAGCCAGATTCCAACCTTAGTCTCTGACATGGCTTTGGGCCAAGGCGACTTTGGTGTTGTAACATCCGCAGAGCTGGAATTTTTAGGGCATTTGCTTTGGAGTCCCTTTTAAGGAAAAGATAAATAAGCAGTGTTTTTCCAGGCTAAAGACTTCATGACCCCAGGTTGAACAGCATGATCCAGTGCTTGGTGGCAAGGCAGACCAGAGGATCAAGATGGCCCAGAGAAAGCGTAAGGGTATAGCAATACTTGGTTGCACAGGTTCCATAGGGCAGAACACCTTGAGGGTGGTGGAGCGATACCCTGAGCGTTTCAGGGTGGTTGCCCTGGCCGGGGGATGGAATGTAGATCTGATGGTGGAACAGGTTCTTGAGTTCAGGCCTGTTCTTGCTACCATGGCCACCCGGGATGCTCTGGAGCATTTGAGGCAAAGGGTCAGGGGGAAAGTGCACCTGGAGTTCAGCTTCGGAGAGGAAGGATTGCATGCAGTGGCGACCCATCCAGAGGCGGATATGGTTGTTTCGGCCCTGGTGGGAGCTGCCGGATTGCTGCCCACCATGGCTGCCATCAGAGAACACAAGGATGTTGCTCTGGCCAACAAGGAAACCATGGTCATGGCCGGCAAGCTGGTTTCTCAGGAAGCCCGTTCCAAAGGTGTGAGGATCCTTCCTGTGGACAGCGAGCACAGCGCTGTGTTCCAATCCCTGCAGGGGCACAGAAAAGAGGACGTGAGGCGTATAATCCTTACGGCTTCGGGAGGAGCTTTCCTGGGATTGCCACTGGAGAGGCTGGAGGAGGTCACACCAGAACAGGCTCTTGTGCATCCCAACTGGAAAATGGGGCAAAAAGTGACCGTGGATTCTGCATCCCTGATGAACAAGGCTCTGGAGGTCATAGAGGCCAGGTGGCTCTTCGATATCCCAGCATCAAGGATTCACGTTCACATTCATCCCCAGAGCATAGTGCACTCCATGGTGGAATATGTGGATGGCTCTGTCATAGCCCAGCTGGGTGTACCCGACATGCAGGTTCCCATTGCCTATGCGCTTTCGTACCCTGAGAGATTGAAGATAGGTCTTCCCCCATTGGATCTGGTCAATGCAGGGCCTCTGACCTTCATGGCTCCAGATCCTGAACGCTTCCCGGCTCTTGGACTGGCTTACCAGGTGCTGGAAGCAGGTGGGACCCTCCCGGCGGTGTTCAATGCAGCCAACGAGGAGGCGGTCATGGCCTTCCTCAAAAGAGAAATAAGATTCACTAGGATCGTGGAGCTGGTCCGCCAGGTCGTGGAATCTTTGCCGCCAGAAGATGGTGAAGATCTGGAGGCCGTGCTCGAGGCCGACCGCAGGGCCAGAGAGGCGGTCAGGAATTTCATCCGCTCCGGCAGGATGGTCTGAAGGCGAACATGGAGACAGCCCTGGAAACATTGGTAAAGATCTTTTATGCGGTTGTGGCCTTTGGGATACTGATCTTTTTCCATGAGCTGGGTCATTTCCTCATGGCCAAGCTCATGGGGGTCAAGGTGCTCACCTTTGCACTGGGGTTTGCCACAAAACTTCTCAAGGTTCGGGTGGGGGAGACGGAGTACGCCATATGTGCGGTGCCATTGGGCGGGTACGTAAAGATGTTGGGAGAAGATCAGGAGGAGGAAATACCCTCTGAGGATCTGCAAAGGGCCTTTTCCAGTCAAAAGGTGTGGAAAAGATTTATGATCGTGTTTGCCGGCCCTGCCTTCAACCTCCTGCTGGCTGTAGCCATTGTTTCCTCCCTTCATTTGGGAGAGATCCCTTACCTTCCAGCCCGGATCCAGGAGGTGGTGGAGGCAAGTCCGGCAGCCGAAGCTGGCTTGATGCCAGGCGATGAGATCTTGGAGGTAGGGGGCAGGCCCATCAAACGTTTTCAGGAATTGAG
Coding sequences within:
- a CDS encoding 1-deoxy-D-xylulose-5-phosphate reductoisomerase, producing MAQRKRKGIAILGCTGSIGQNTLRVVERYPERFRVVALAGGWNVDLMVEQVLEFRPVLATMATRDALEHLRQRVRGKVHLEFSFGEEGLHAVATHPEADMVVSALVGAAGLLPTMAAIREHKDVALANKETMVMAGKLVSQEARSKGVRILPVDSEHSAVFQSLQGHRKEDVRRIILTASGGAFLGLPLERLEEVTPEQALVHPNWKMGQKVTVDSASLMNKALEVIEARWLFDIPASRIHVHIHPQSIVHSMVEYVDGSVIAQLGVPDMQVPIAYALSYPERLKIGLPPLDLVNAGPLTFMAPDPERFPALGLAYQVLEAGGTLPAVFNAANEEAVMAFLKREIRFTRIVELVRQVVESLPPEDGEDLEAVLEADRRAREAVRNFIRSGRMV